In a single window of the Gossypium hirsutum isolate 1008001.06 chromosome D02, Gossypium_hirsutum_v2.1, whole genome shotgun sequence genome:
- the LOC107908506 gene encoding importin subunit alpha-2, with the protein MSLRPSTRTEVRRNRYKVAVDAEEGRRRREDNMVEIRKSKREESLQKKRREGLQAQQLSASLQSSNVEKKLESLPSMVAGVWSSNGSAQLEATTQFRKLLSIERSPPIDEVIQSGVVPRFVEFLMREDYPQLQFEAAWALTNIASGTSEHTKVVIDHGAVPIFVKLLGSPSDDVREQAVWALGNVAGDSPRCRDLVLSHGALMPLLAQLNEHSKLSMLRNATWTLSNFCRGKPQPPFDQVRPALPALERLIHSNDEEVLTDACWALSYLSDGTNDKIQAVIEAGVCPRLVELLLNPSPSVLIPALRTVGNIVTGDDLQTQCIIDHGALSCLLSLLTHNHKKSIKKEACWTISNITAGNKEQIQAVINAGIIGPLVSLLQNAEFDIKKEAAWAISNATSGGTHEQIKYLVSEGCIKPLCDLLACPDPRIITVCLEGLENILKVGEAEKAAGAGEFNYCAQLIEDAEGLEKIENLQSHDNNEIYEKAVKILETYWLEEDEETLPPGDGTQQNFHFGGNDVKVPTGGFNFS; encoded by the exons ATGTCGTTGAGACCGAGCACCAGAACCGAGGTCCGCCGCAACCGCTACAAGGTGGCGGTTGACGCGGAGGAAGGCCGCCGCAGGAGGGAAGACAACATGGTGGAGATCCGCAAAAGCAAGCGCGAAGAGAGCTTACAGAAGAAGCGTCGCGAAGGCCTCCAGGCTCAACAGTTGTCCGCTTCTCTTCAATCCTCCAACGTCGAAAAAAAA TTAGAGAGTCTTCCTTCGATGGTTGCCGGAGTTTGGTCCAGTAACGGCTCAGCGCAGCTAGAAGCGACTACTCAGTTCCGGAAATTGCTTTCAATTG AGCGAAGCCCCCCGATCGACGAAGTGATACAATCTGGCGTCGTTCCTCGCTTTGTTGAGTTTCTTATGAGGGAAGATTACCCACAGCTTCAG TTTGAGGCTGCTTGGGCGCTTACAAATATTGCTTCTGGAACCTCTGAGCATACTAAGGTAGTTATTGATCATGGGGCCGTTCCTATATTTGTAAAGCTTCTTGGTTCCCCAAGTGATGATGTTCGCGAGCAG GCTGTGTGGGCACTGGGGAATGTTGCTGGCGATTCTCCTAGATGTCGTGATCTTGTTCTCAGTCATGGAGCTTTGATGCCACTCTTAGCACAGTTGAATGAACACTCAAAGTTGTCAATGCTGAGAAATGCAACCTGGACATTATCAAATTTTTGCAGGGGCAAGCCACAGCCTCCATTTGATCAG GTAAGGCCTGCCCTTCCTGCGCTTGAACGTCTCATTCATTCAAATGATGAGGAAGTTCTCACTGATGCCTGTTGGGCTCTATCGTACCTGTCTGATGgtacaaatgacaaaattcaaGCTGTGATTGAGGCAGGAGTTTGTCCACGACTTGTTGAGCTCCTACT TAATCCGTCTCCTTCAGTGCTCATTCCTGCTCTCCGTACGGTTGGAAATATTGTGACGGGAGATGATTTACAGACTCAG TGCATTATTGACCATGGTGCATTATCATGCCTTTTGAGTTTGTTGACGCATAATCATAAAAAGAGCATTAAAAAAGAAGCTTGCTGGACTATCTCAAACATTACAGCTGGAAACAAAGAACAAATTCAG GCTGTGATCAATGCCGGAATAATTGGTCCCCTGGTGAGCTTACTTCAAAATGCtgaatttgatataaaaaaagaAGCAGCATGGGCAATTTCAAATGCTACCTCTGGTGGTACTCATGAGCAAATCAA GTACCTAGTCAGTGAAGGATGCATAAAACCTTTGTGTGATCTCCTTGCATGCCCCGATCCAAGAATTATAACAGTCTGTCTAGAAGGGTTGGAGAACATTTTGAAGGTTGGTGAAGCTGAGAAGGCAGCTGGTGCTGGAGAGTTTAACTATTGTGCCCAGTTAATTGAAGATGCTGAGGGATTAGAAAAGATTGAAAATCTACAGAGTCATGACAATAATGAGATCTATGAGAAGGCAGTCAAGATTCTCGAGACGTACTGGTTGGAGGAGGATGAAGAGACACTACCTCCTGGTGATGGTACTCAGCAAAATTTCCATTTTGGAGGAAATGATGTTAAGGTTCCAACTGGTGGATTCAACTTCAGTTGA